In Dyadobacter sp. NIV53, a single window of DNA contains:
- a CDS encoding RagB/SusD family nutrient uptake outer membrane protein has product MKKITILAGYIFLATFSSCKDNLLDTTPYGQVTSQQYWRNGDDVVAATNAIYAPLLDEDGFAHTEYTFDNCSDDMNRAGDHSDETPLEMFTFDASNSHILATWKTKYEVISRANAVLINAPKVTMDETLRNRSMGEAYFLRGFIYWRLSLIYGEVPILLEDDALNLNFNKPKSTLAEVRAQAEADFTKAASLLPVSNSDADAGRVTQGSAYGFLTKLYVYEELWAKAIEASLKVTANPAYALASGFNKNFELVTENNPEILFSLQYETGWTTDNSPTFYHTPQAFGGWGFHEPIDDLVKEFETGDPRKSYSIFSPGDEVDRNAGGKEKFTADMTRVTGYSFKKYTQFAENGDMSQSLNAPLLRTADVYLLASEAKIRSGANGDAELNVVRKRAGLTAITNATMKNIMHERRVELAGENERHQDLMRWDKAGLIDIAAHYKIARGPYKPSRNFVKPKHYYFPLPQREVDLSNGTLVQNSNY; this is encoded by the coding sequence ATGAAAAAGATAACAATACTCGCCGGATATATTTTCCTTGCAACGTTCAGCAGTTGTAAAGATAATTTACTGGATACAACACCATACGGACAGGTTACATCACAACAATACTGGCGAAACGGTGACGATGTGGTAGCAGCTACCAATGCTATTTATGCCCCGTTACTGGATGAAGACGGATTTGCGCATACGGAATATACTTTTGATAACTGCTCCGACGATATGAACAGAGCAGGGGACCATTCTGATGAAACACCATTGGAAATGTTCACTTTTGATGCTTCGAATTCTCATATCCTGGCTACATGGAAAACCAAGTACGAGGTCATTTCACGGGCTAACGCAGTTTTGATCAATGCTCCCAAGGTTACAATGGACGAAACTTTGCGCAACCGCAGTATGGGGGAAGCATATTTTTTGAGAGGTTTTATTTACTGGCGCCTTTCTCTGATCTATGGTGAAGTGCCAATACTTCTGGAAGATGATGCTTTGAACCTGAACTTCAACAAACCAAAGTCGACGTTGGCTGAAGTACGGGCACAGGCAGAAGCAGACTTTACGAAAGCCGCGTCTTTGTTGCCAGTTTCCAATAGTGATGCAGATGCTGGCCGCGTAACACAAGGTTCAGCTTATGGTTTTCTTACAAAATTGTATGTGTACGAAGAGTTATGGGCAAAAGCAATTGAAGCCAGTTTAAAAGTTACTGCCAATCCTGCATACGCTCTGGCAAGTGGTTTTAACAAAAACTTTGAATTAGTCACTGAAAATAATCCTGAAATATTATTCTCATTGCAATATGAAACCGGCTGGACTACTGACAATTCTCCAACTTTTTATCATACTCCGCAGGCTTTTGGCGGATGGGGATTTCATGAACCGATTGATGATCTGGTAAAAGAGTTTGAAACCGGCGATCCGCGTAAATCGTATTCGATATTCAGTCCGGGTGATGAGGTAGACCGTAATGCAGGCGGTAAGGAAAAATTCACTGCTGACATGACACGCGTTACAGGATACTCTTTCAAAAAGTACACGCAATTCGCTGAAAACGGTGATATGAGCCAAAGCCTGAATGCACCGCTTCTCCGTACTGCTGATGTCTACCTTTTAGCTTCGGAAGCAAAAATACGTTCAGGAGCGAATGGTGATGCGGAATTGAATGTAGTAAGAAAACGCGCCGGTTTGACGGCTATTACCAATGCCACAATGAAAAATATTATGCATGAACGCCGTGTGGAACTTGCTGGTGAAAATGAAAGACATCAGGATTTGATGCGTTGGGACAAAGCCGGTTTAATTGACATAGCTGCACATTACAAGATTGCACGCGGACCTTACAAACCGAGCCGTAATTTCGTAAAACCTAAACATTATTATTTCCCATTGCCGCAGCGTGAAGTGGATTTGAGTAATGGTACGTTGGTTCAGAATAGTAATTATTAA
- a CDS encoding FG-GAP-like repeat-containing protein gives MTRKLIQCVLINLVLIACQSPKKNTLFELLSSDRTGITFSNDLKEDEKLNILTYEYFYNGGGVGIGDINNDGFADVFMGGNMTESRLYLNKGNSGDSSIHFEDITKTAGIEIPDGWVRGISMVDINADGYLDIYICRAGPQTAGSQTAGPISSRPNLLYINQGNNTFLEKGKDYGLDYNGNTTQAAFFDYDHDGDLDVYLLTNVMERKGPNVIRPKSVDGTALSTDRLYRNNSNQTFTNVSKEANILIEGFGLGVSIVDVNEDGWPDVYVSNDYLSNDLLYINQQNGTFKNEITDYFRLQSYSAMGNDAADVDNDGLVDIITVDMLPEGNERRKNMFGLMNYDRHLSELKMGYQPQFMRNTLQHNNGNRPDGTNQPFFSEIGRFSGVQATDWSWSALLADYDNDGFRDLMITNGYPKDITNRDFVIYRMAQYQQQMQSGNTDNRPFMNALKEVEGAHIPNYLFKNNGDLTFKNQSADWGFDIPSFSNGAAYADLDNDGDLDVVINNINQEAFVYENHSERLKDHHYLRIKLKGTKENPYGFGTKVTLYYKNEKQYIEHSPYRGYQSTVENTLHFGLGKNAFIDSVRIVWPDRKTQLLSDIKADQILEIDHKNARILEVSGKKTVAPSLFLDAANSTGISYKHTDELYIDFKIQPLLPHLLSQNGPGIAVGDINGDGLEDFYIGGAFRHSGSFFIQNQNQKFTERKLTRGQKFEEDMGSLLFDCDMDCDLDLYVVSGSSEFEEGSKYYQDRLYKNDGKGNFSLDINALPVMNTSGSSVSAADFDKDGDLDLFVGGRLSPGQYPIPAKSFILRNDSGKFTNVTPQVAPMLQNAGMVTASLWTDFDQDGWMDLIITGEWMPLTFLKNKHGKFIDITASTSLTHTNGWWNSIVSGDFDEDGDVDYIAGNVGLNTEDQPSVNKPLTLFSKDFDGNGIVDPVMSRYLGENLYPIHPRDEMTSQMNFLKKRFIYYRDYAKAQTKDIFTKEELKDAVQLKCEEMKSVYLENLGSGKFKTHALPVAAQLGAIYGMCVNDYDMDGHLDLLLTGNSYAPESISGRLDAFNGLVLKGTGEGLFIPLSTEKSGFLVEGDAKGLAELKLSDGKSLVLAAQNNDLLKTFILTTTAQKYIEIKPLPLESRVEILYKNGKRKRYELNYGSGYLSQSSRILRITADQITSITIFDYQGNSRSIPVLKIK, from the coding sequence ATGACCCGAAAACTGATTCAATGTGTATTAATAAACCTGGTTTTGATTGCCTGCCAATCACCAAAAAAAAATACATTATTCGAATTACTTTCCTCTGACAGAACGGGCATTACATTCTCCAATGATCTCAAAGAAGACGAAAAACTAAATATCCTGACCTATGAGTACTTCTATAACGGTGGTGGCGTAGGAATTGGGGATATTAATAATGACGGTTTTGCGGATGTTTTCATGGGAGGCAACATGACTGAAAGCCGTTTGTATCTGAATAAAGGAAATTCCGGCGATTCATCTATCCATTTTGAAGATATTACCAAAACGGCTGGAATTGAAATTCCCGATGGGTGGGTCAGAGGTATTTCCATGGTTGATATCAACGCCGACGGTTACTTAGATATTTACATTTGCAGGGCGGGGCCACAAACGGCTGGCTCACAAACCGCTGGACCAATTTCTTCCCGCCCCAATTTACTCTATATCAATCAGGGTAATAATACTTTTCTTGAAAAAGGAAAAGACTACGGTTTGGATTATAACGGAAATACCACGCAGGCAGCATTTTTCGATTATGATCACGATGGCGACCTGGATGTATATCTGCTCACCAATGTAATGGAAAGAAAGGGCCCAAATGTGATCCGGCCAAAAAGTGTGGATGGTACGGCATTAAGTACTGACCGGCTTTACCGGAACAATAGCAACCAGACTTTCACTAATGTTTCCAAGGAAGCAAATATCCTGATTGAAGGATTTGGACTGGGTGTCTCTATTGTTGACGTAAATGAAGATGGCTGGCCGGATGTGTATGTTTCCAATGATTATCTGTCCAACGATCTGCTTTACATCAACCAGCAAAACGGAACTTTTAAGAATGAAATAACCGATTATTTTCGTCTTCAGAGTTATTCAGCCATGGGTAACGATGCCGCGGATGTTGATAATGATGGATTGGTTGACATCATTACAGTCGATATGCTTCCGGAAGGTAATGAAAGGCGCAAAAATATGTTCGGGCTTATGAATTATGACCGGCATCTTTCGGAATTGAAAATGGGTTACCAGCCACAGTTCATGAGAAACACACTTCAGCATAACAATGGCAACCGTCCAGATGGAACCAACCAACCATTTTTTAGTGAAATTGGCCGTTTCTCAGGAGTCCAGGCTACGGATTGGAGCTGGAGTGCGCTGTTGGCAGACTATGACAATGATGGTTTTCGTGACCTGATGATCACCAATGGATATCCAAAAGACATAACCAACCGCGATTTCGTCATTTATCGCATGGCGCAATATCAGCAGCAAATGCAGTCGGGCAATACGGATAACCGTCCGTTTATGAACGCTTTGAAGGAAGTGGAAGGCGCACATATTCCCAATTATTTATTCAAAAATAATGGTGACCTGACTTTCAAAAATCAGTCGGCAGATTGGGGTTTCGATATTCCTTCTTTTTCTAACGGCGCTGCTTATGCAGATCTGGACAATGATGGCGATCTGGACGTGGTAATTAACAACATCAATCAGGAAGCGTTCGTATATGAAAATCATTCTGAACGGCTAAAAGACCACCATTATCTGCGGATTAAATTGAAAGGCACAAAAGAAAATCCATACGGATTTGGCACAAAAGTGACTTTGTATTACAAAAACGAAAAACAATATATAGAACATTCGCCGTACCGCGGATATCAGTCAACCGTTGAGAATACGCTTCATTTTGGCTTAGGAAAAAATGCTTTTATAGATTCAGTAAGGATAGTCTGGCCGGACAGGAAAACGCAATTATTGTCGGATATTAAGGCAGATCAGATTTTAGAAATTGACCATAAAAATGCCCGAATTTTAGAAGTGTCTGGAAAAAAAACTGTCGCTCCTTCCCTCTTCCTGGATGCTGCAAATTCAACAGGAATCAGCTATAAACACACTGATGAACTATATATTGATTTTAAAATCCAACCGCTCTTGCCTCATTTGCTTTCACAGAATGGGCCGGGAATTGCTGTCGGGGATATCAATGGCGATGGTTTGGAAGATTTTTATATAGGCGGAGCTTTCCGGCATTCGGGTAGTTTTTTTATTCAAAATCAGAATCAAAAATTCACAGAAAGGAAATTAACCCGGGGTCAAAAATTTGAAGAAGACATGGGTTCACTTCTCTTCGATTGTGATATGGATTGTGACCTGGATTTATATGTAGTGAGTGGAAGCAGTGAATTTGAAGAAGGCTCAAAATATTATCAGGACAGGTTATATAAAAATGATGGAAAAGGAAATTTTTCATTGGATATCAATGCATTGCCCGTCATGAATACCAGCGGATCGTCCGTATCAGCCGCAGATTTTGACAAAGATGGAGACCTGGATCTTTTTGTTGGCGGGAGATTAAGTCCGGGACAATATCCGATTCCTGCAAAAAGCTTTATCCTGCGCAATGATAGTGGAAAATTTACCAACGTGACTCCACAGGTAGCTCCAATGCTCCAAAATGCAGGAATGGTTACCGCCTCACTCTGGACAGATTTTGATCAGGACGGGTGGATGGACCTGATCATTACCGGCGAATGGATGCCGCTGACATTCCTGAAAAATAAGCATGGAAAGTTTATTGATATAACTGCTTCTACAAGTTTAACTCATACGAATGGTTGGTGGAATAGTATTGTTTCGGGGGACTTTGATGAAGATGGCGATGTGGATTACATTGCAGGAAATGTTGGATTAAATACAGAGGATCAACCATCGGTGAATAAACCTTTAACATTATTCAGTAAAGATTTTGATGGAAACGGGATTGTCGATCCGGTGATGTCACGTTATCTGGGCGAAAATTTATATCCAATTCACCCGCGTGATGAAATGACAAGCCAGATGAATTTCCTCAAAAAGCGCTTCATCTATTATCGTGATTATGCTAAGGCTCAGACAAAAGATATTTTCACAAAAGAGGAATTGAAAGATGCTGTCCAGCTGAAATGTGAAGAAATGAAAAGTGTTTACCTGGAAAATCTGGGAAGCGGAAAATTCAAAACTCATGCACTTCCTGTGGCTGCACAATTGGGCGCCATATATGGTATGTGCGTAAATGATTACGATATGGACGGGCACCTTGACCTGTTACTAACGGGCAACTCCTACGCACCTGAGTCTATCAGCGGCAGGCTGGATGCATTTAACGGGCTTGTACTGAAAGGAACGGGGGAAGGGCTTTTTATACCTTTATCCACAGAAAAGAGTGGTTTTCTGGTAGAAGGAGACGCAAAAGGATTGGCAGAATTGAAGTTATCAGATGGGAAAAGCCTGGTACTTGCAGCGCAGAATAATGATTTGCTGAAAACATTTATCCTGACTACAACCGCCCAGAAATATATTGAAATAAAACCATTACCATTGGAAAGCAGGGTCGAGATTTTATACAAAAATGGAAAGCGAAAAAGATATGAATTGAATTATGGATCCGGTTATTTATCACAATCTTCAAGAATATTGAGAATAACAGCAGATCAAATAACCAGCATTACAATTTTCGATTATCAGGGAAATTCAAGATCAATACCTGTTCTGAAAATAAAATAA
- a CDS encoding transporter associated domain-containing protein: MKEKTCTDDPLSRTSKGIFYPRKTTKSSDNDLAENDYNYKSHRDWVNGLPFIAGLQISLNQLFIYDLILVLFLFAISLFFSGIRAAYSAAGALENPWERKSESDNLLPNRIQQLTLSLMQRAVTLLALLLAARLVWIYLQEDQHHIVRWIALGFVLFWIWLDAIVRYNCARKALEFIPKIAGMTRFLVKICKPLAQPVMKLGYAFGVMTPEGSEISTESLESKAESEEETDLLRGLANFRQTNAKKAMQARLHITAFDIELNFHELMDKINKSGYSRVPVFRDDLDHIEGVLNVKDLLQHIHLNEHFNWQKLLRPVYFIPESKRLDDLMKDFQNRRVHMAVVVDEYGGTSGLITLEDIIEEIFGDINDEYDEDDEVNYTKVDENTYVFEGKVLIDDLCRLLDLETDYFDEVRGNSESLAGLLLELFSRLPRTGEIATHKEITFKVQSADKKRIKKVRVLVG, translated from the coding sequence GTGAAAGAAAAAACCTGTACTGACGATCCTCTTTCCCGAACGAGTAAGGGGATTTTTTATCCCCGAAAAACGACTAAATCATCTGACAATGATTTAGCTGAAAATGATTACAATTATAAGTCACACCGCGACTGGGTAAATGGACTTCCATTTATTGCTGGCTTACAAATTTCCTTAAACCAGTTGTTTATCTACGATTTAATTCTGGTTCTGTTCCTTTTCGCCATATCACTTTTTTTCTCAGGTATCAGAGCCGCTTATTCTGCTGCCGGCGCATTGGAAAATCCCTGGGAACGGAAAAGCGAATCTGACAATCTTCTTCCAAACCGTATTCAGCAATTAACATTGTCTCTTATGCAACGGGCAGTTACGTTGCTGGCACTCCTGCTTGCTGCCAGATTGGTCTGGATTTATTTACAGGAAGATCAACATCATATCGTTCGTTGGATTGCACTGGGTTTTGTATTATTCTGGATTTGGCTGGATGCTATAGTACGATATAACTGTGCAAGAAAAGCACTGGAATTTATTCCGAAAATTGCCGGTATGACCCGGTTCTTAGTTAAAATATGTAAGCCTCTCGCTCAGCCCGTGATGAAGCTGGGTTATGCATTTGGAGTAATGACACCTGAAGGTTCTGAAATATCAACAGAAAGCCTGGAATCTAAAGCTGAAAGTGAAGAAGAAACGGATCTGTTGCGTGGATTGGCAAATTTCAGGCAAACTAATGCCAAAAAAGCCATGCAGGCGCGTTTACACATTACAGCATTTGATATTGAATTGAATTTCCATGAGTTAATGGATAAAATCAATAAGTCAGGTTATTCGCGTGTGCCTGTTTTTAGAGATGACCTAGACCATATTGAAGGGGTTTTAAATGTAAAAGATTTGCTTCAGCACATACATTTGAATGAACATTTTAATTGGCAAAAATTACTTCGTCCAGTATATTTTATTCCTGAAAGCAAACGGTTAGACGACCTGATGAAAGATTTTCAGAATCGTCGTGTGCACATGGCCGTTGTTGTTGACGAATACGGCGGGACCAGTGGACTGATTACGCTGGAAGATATTATTGAAGAAATTTTCGGAGATATCAATGATGAATATGATGAAGACGACGAAGTAAATTATACCAAGGTTGATGAAAATACATACGTTTTTGAAGGAAAAGTCCTGATCGATGACCTATGCAGATTGCTTGACCTGGAAACAGATTATTTCGATGAGGTTCGTGGAAACAGCGAGTCGCTGGCCGGACTTTTACTCGAACTTTTTTCAAGATTGCCTCGTACCGGAGAAATAGCAACGCACAAGGAAATTACCTTTAAAGTTCAATCAGCTGATAAGAAACGGATAAAGAAAGTTCGGGTCCTGGTAGGTTGA
- a CDS encoding single-stranded DNA-binding protein: MAGSVNKVILIGNLGSDPEVRYLESGSAVAKFSIATTESYTNKNGERVDNTEWHRIELWEGLAKVAEKYLKKGSQVYIEGRIRTDSWTDKEGQQKSGVTIRANSLTMLGAAPGSNTGGDSNGNQGYAPSTAPRTNQAPRAVDPVSPSMLAGNDDGDLPF; the protein is encoded by the coding sequence ATGGCAGGAAGTGTTAATAAAGTAATATTAATTGGAAATCTGGGTAGTGATCCGGAAGTGAGATATTTAGAGAGCGGGTCGGCAGTTGCCAAATTCAGCATTGCTACTACGGAAAGTTATACAAACAAGAACGGTGAAAGAGTAGATAATACAGAATGGCACCGGATTGAACTTTGGGAAGGATTAGCAAAAGTGGCTGAAAAGTATCTTAAAAAGGGAAGTCAGGTCTATATCGAAGGTAGAATCCGCACAGATAGTTGGACAGATAAGGAAGGGCAGCAAAAGTCAGGTGTTACAATCCGTGCGAACAGCCTGACAATGTTAGGAGCAGCTCCGGGTTCAAATACTGGTGGGGATAGCAATGGTAATCAGGGTTATGCACCTTCCACAGCTCCGCGTACAAACCAGGCACCAAGAGCTGTTGATCCGGTTTCGCCGTCCATGCTGGCAGGAAATGATGATGGCGATCTGCCGTTTTGA
- a CDS encoding Gfo/Idh/MocA family protein, with the protein MQKIAMLGSGFIGRFYTESIHGQRGRDKVVAIYARREESAKKFADDYGCDIWSSDMEEIIAHPDVNMVCIALPNNIHEQAVMLCAKYKKAVVSTKPLGRTGEEALRMMKAVEEAGIFAGYLEDLCYTPKFLKSLESIKNGALGRIIWAKSREAHPGPHSEWFWDIEQAGGGCILDLGCHCIEISRNFIGKDIKPVEVMCWADTQVKPIDAEDHAIALVKYENGAIGQFEVSWTFRGGMDLRDEVMGTEGTIWINNFLRTGFEMYTSGSGGDYVAEKAESKTGWLFPVGDEVNELGYNHMFTDMFNAAEKGVEAAETFYDGYVVNAVIDAAYKSAKTKLWEKVVLPVWRGQEGLTKPSNYVDYDEKHYLIKQEMTHDGRNKLILKDKITGKITEQDV; encoded by the coding sequence ATGCAAAAAATTGCCATGTTGGGTTCCGGTTTTATCGGACGTTTTTACACGGAATCAATCCATGGCCAGCGCGGCCGGGATAAAGTTGTGGCTATTTATGCACGACGGGAAGAAAGTGCAAAAAAATTTGCAGACGACTATGGCTGTGATATCTGGTCGTCGGATATGGAAGAAATTATTGCACATCCGGACGTAAATATGGTTTGTATTGCACTTCCAAATAATATTCATGAACAGGCGGTTATGCTTTGTGCCAAATATAAAAAGGCCGTAGTTTCTACCAAACCATTGGGAAGAACAGGAGAAGAAGCTTTACGCATGATGAAGGCGGTGGAAGAAGCAGGGATTTTTGCCGGTTACCTGGAAGATCTGTGTTACACACCAAAATTCTTAAAATCACTTGAAAGTATAAAAAATGGAGCATTAGGGAGAATCATCTGGGCTAAATCACGTGAAGCACATCCGGGCCCGCATAGTGAATGGTTCTGGGATATAGAACAGGCAGGAGGTGGTTGTATACTTGACCTCGGCTGCCATTGTATTGAGATCTCGCGTAATTTCATCGGAAAAGACATTAAACCGGTTGAAGTAATGTGCTGGGCTGATACACAGGTAAAACCTATTGATGCCGAAGACCACGCGATTGCACTGGTGAAATATGAAAACGGAGCAATCGGCCAGTTTGAAGTGAGCTGGACATTTCGTGGAGGAATGGATTTGAGAGATGAAGTGATGGGAACGGAAGGTACGATCTGGATCAACAACTTTCTCAGGACTGGTTTTGAAATGTATACATCAGGAAGTGGCGGTGATTATGTAGCTGAAAAAGCAGAAAGCAAAACAGGCTGGTTATTTCCGGTTGGTGATGAAGTAAATGAATTAGGCTATAACCACATGTTCACAGATATGTTCAATGCAGCAGAAAAAGGAGTTGAAGCTGCCGAGACATTTTATGATGGATATGTGGTAAATGCAGTGATTGATGCAGCATATAAATCGGCCAAAACCAAGTTATGGGAAAAAGTGGTACTGCCGGTCTGGCGCGGGCAGGAAGGACTTACAAAACCCTCAAATTATGTAGATTATGACGAAAAACATTATCTGATCAAACAGGAAATGACACATGACGGCCGTAATAAACTGATTTTAAAAGATAAAATTACAGGGAAAATTACTGAGCAGGACGTTTAG
- a CDS encoding phytanoyl-CoA dioxygenase family protein produces the protein MTAISLNNNQLETYHRDGYLVVKNLFSQEEIDKLYSSAVGNSIMQNNAMDLNDQTGKKTKLTLWFTPGDDVFGYLIRSERMINQVWQLLGNDSAVCHFHTKLMQKEPKIGGAWEWHQDYGYWYKNQFIFPDQLMSVMVALTDANKENGCLQVIKGSHKMGRLNHGFAGEQVGADMEMVDHALKTMDLIYCELEAGDALFFHSNLIHRSEANLSDQPRWSLISCYNSQSNIAYSETSNSWKVPVSTVPDHALLEWDAVSFENADFLKKENDPALKTTGWENEVKTR, from the coding sequence ATGACTGCTATTAGTTTAAACAATAATCAATTGGAAACATATCACAGAGATGGATATCTGGTTGTAAAAAATCTTTTTAGTCAGGAAGAAATTGATAAGTTGTATTCCAGCGCAGTTGGAAATTCCATCATGCAGAATAATGCAATGGATTTAAATGACCAGACTGGGAAAAAAACAAAGTTGACGTTATGGTTCACGCCGGGTGACGACGTATTTGGTTACTTGATACGTAGCGAAAGAATGATTAATCAGGTATGGCAATTGTTGGGAAATGACAGCGCAGTTTGTCATTTTCATACCAAACTGATGCAAAAAGAACCTAAAATCGGCGGTGCCTGGGAATGGCATCAGGATTATGGTTACTGGTATAAAAATCAGTTTATTTTCCCTGATCAGCTGATGAGTGTAATGGTTGCCCTGACTGATGCTAATAAGGAGAACGGGTGTTTACAGGTGATCAAGGGCTCTCATAAAATGGGCAGATTAAATCACGGTTTTGCGGGGGAACAGGTAGGTGCGGATATGGAAATGGTTGATCATGCATTAAAAACCATGGACCTGATATATTGCGAACTGGAAGCTGGGGATGCATTGTTTTTTCATAGCAATTTAATTCATAGATCCGAGGCCAATTTGTCTGATCAGCCGCGCTGGTCACTCATATCCTGTTATAATTCACAGTCAAATATCGCTTACAGTGAAACATCCAATTCCTGGAAAGTGCCGGTTTCCACCGTTCCGGATCATGCTTTATTGGAATGGGATGCTGTTTCATTTGAAAATGCAGATTTTCTGAAAAAAGAAAATGATCCGGCATTGAAAACAACTGGCTGGGAAAATGAGGTGAAGACGAGGTGA
- the mutY gene encoding A/G-specific adenine glycosylase has translation MLEDHFQVIDFNKKLKFWYLQNHRPLLWRQTSDPYKIWLSEIILQQTRVAQGTPYYEKFVLDYPTVFDLAAADEKDVLRLWQGLGYYSRARNMHFTARQIVNEFNGEFPASAVQLAKLKGLGNYTAAAIASFAFGEAIPAIDGNVYRVMARLFGIFTDILSNEGKKEFLVLAKQLVSQEDPATYNQAMIEFGALQCVPGIPDCSVCPFNDICYAYEFNMQSKLPVKAKKLTVRNRYFNYFILQKGEKLAMQERKGKDIWKGLYDFLMFESAGLLTSPEDFYENEIIHNLMLKGRIREVPKVYLHLLTHQRLNVRFWWIDIPENTQVDLPSDLHFYDQDEIYTLPKPILVDTVLKEENYL, from the coding sequence ATGCTAGAGGATCATTTTCAGGTAATTGATTTTAATAAAAAGCTTAAATTCTGGTACCTTCAAAATCACAGGCCATTGCTGTGGAGGCAAACCTCGGACCCTTATAAAATATGGTTATCGGAAATTATTCTGCAGCAGACACGCGTTGCTCAGGGCACTCCTTATTATGAGAAATTTGTACTGGACTATCCGACAGTTTTTGATCTGGCAGCAGCCGATGAAAAAGACGTTCTGCGTCTCTGGCAGGGATTGGGATATTATTCGCGGGCACGGAACATGCATTTTACTGCCCGGCAGATCGTTAACGAATTTAATGGGGAGTTTCCTGCAAGTGCAGTACAGCTTGCAAAACTGAAAGGGCTTGGAAATTACACCGCAGCCGCTATTGCTTCCTTTGCATTTGGCGAGGCCATCCCTGCTATTGATGGAAATGTTTACCGTGTTATGGCACGCCTGTTTGGCATTTTTACAGATATATTAAGTAACGAGGGGAAAAAGGAATTTCTTGTACTGGCAAAACAACTGGTTTCTCAGGAAGATCCTGCAACTTATAACCAGGCAATGATTGAGTTTGGTGCTTTACAATGTGTGCCCGGCATTCCGGACTGTTCGGTTTGCCCGTTCAATGATATTTGTTATGCCTATGAGTTTAATATGCAGAGTAAGCTGCCCGTTAAGGCCAAAAAACTGACAGTTCGTAACAGATACTTTAATTATTTTATCCTGCAAAAAGGAGAAAAGCTAGCCATGCAGGAACGAAAGGGCAAGGATATATGGAAAGGACTGTATGACTTTCTGATGTTCGAATCTGCCGGCCTTCTTACTTCTCCTGAGGATTTTTATGAAAATGAAATTATACATAATCTGATGTTGAAAGGGCGTATCCGCGAAGTCCCAAAAGTATATCTGCATTTGTTAACTCACCAGCGGCTTAATGTTCGTTTCTGGTGGATTGATATTCCTGAAAATACTCAGGTGGATTTACCATCGGATCTGCATTTTTATGATCAGGATGAAATTTATACGCTTCCTAAACCTATATTGGTTGATACAGTTTTGAAAGAAGAAAATTACCTTTAA
- a CDS encoding HU family DNA-binding protein → MTKADVIAQISEKTGVDKGDVQQTLESFFTVVKDSLSDGENLYVRGFGSFINKKRARKVARNISKGTSMIIDEHFVPSFKPAKVFVEQVKESDKLKDVAEK, encoded by the coding sequence GTGACTAAGGCAGACGTAATCGCACAAATTTCTGAGAAAACAGGTGTAGACAAGGGCGATGTTCAACAAACGCTAGAATCGTTTTTCACCGTAGTAAAGGATTCGCTTTCTGATGGTGAAAATCTTTATGTAAGAGGTTTTGGTAGCTTCATCAATAAAAAACGTGCACGTAAAGTTGCCCGTAATATTTCGAAGGGAACTTCGATGATTATCGACGAGCATTTTGTACCAAGCTTCAAGCCTGCCAAAGTTTTTGTTGAGCAGGTAAAAGAAAGTGACAAGTTGAAAGATGTCGCTGAAAAGTAA